In Phyllopteryx taeniolatus isolate TA_2022b chromosome 22, UOR_Ptae_1.2, whole genome shotgun sequence, one DNA window encodes the following:
- the fbxo7 gene encoding F-box only protein 7 isoform X4, producing MMKLRVRICKQTSKVDVVGPESTLEELMAHIRDVVLPGRGLSPDVTFALSLNGTELLADTGQKLSSCGVVPGDLIRVLLPAGAGDNDNDDDHASPGDAARPRAGPSAGARAPAAAAPPGDAAGRLLVEPATDAVTSGPPCCATPPDASGHRTPSTLSWEPMLCGEAGEGQAPHSLELLYRAAHVTCPTDVVMVAAHLLMLETGFTPQGAEVKPAEMPSGWRSSGGAYRLQYTHTLCERGVVTVVAVPMSPVLVIEAILQVADSASMAAKVCVDPSSYVTEAWPGQSVRSVRSSFTRVAAFLLTDCRCLPGASAASAFTSLSRLSRVFKDQLVYPLIAATREALCLPVAFGLSALPPELLLLVLRLLDVVSVVRLSAVCRHLNGAAADAALWRHLVRRDFSDHKWQGETNWKELYKSFYKFRHKRGCVNRPCSLPPFIHRPIFSPVPAPYPPIPGIIGGGYDHRPAALPHGAPPTPRYDPVGPPLHAERRRRSDPRPPAGGARPGDIRRGFV from the exons AT GATGAAGTTGCGAGTTCGCATCTGCAAGCAGACCAGCAAAGTGGACGTCGTCGGTCCGGAGTCGACTTTGGAGGAGCTCATGGCGCACATCCGAGACGTCGTGCTGCCCGGACGCGGACTAAG TCCCGACGTGACCTTTGCCCTTTCTCTCAACGGCACCGAGCTCCTCGCTGACACGGGTCAGAAGTTGTCGTCGTGCGGCGTCGTCCCGGGAGATCTCATCCGTGTCCTGCTTCCCGCCGGCGCCGGCGACAACGACAACGACGACGACCACGCTTCCCCCGGGGATGCCGCCCGGCCCCGCGCCGGGCCCTCGGCCGGCGCCCGCGCCCCGGCCGCCGCCGCTCCCCCCGGGGACGCCGCCGGCCGGCTCCTCGTCGAGCCCGCGACCGACGCCGTGACCTCCGGCCCG CCATGTTGCGCCACCCCTCCGGACGCATCCGGACACCGGACGCCGTCGACCCTCAGCTGGGAGCCCATGCTGTGCGGCGAGGCCGGCGAAGGTCAGGCGCCGCACTCGCTGGAGCTGCTTTACCGCGCCGCCCACGTAACCTGTCCCACGGACGTCGTCATGGTGGCCGCCCACCTCCTCATGCTGGAGACCGGATTCACACCGCAG GGGGCTGAGGTGAAGCCCGCCGAGATGCCGTCCGGGTGGCGGTCGTCCGGCGGCGCCTACAGACTTCAGTACACGCACACGCTGTGCGAAAGGGGCGTGGTCACGGTGGTGGCGGTGCCCATGAGCCCCGTGCTCGTCATCGAAG CCATCCTGCAGGTGGCCGACAGCGCCAGCATGGCGgccaaagtctgcgtggaccccAGCAGCTACGTGACGGAGGCGTGGCCAGGTCAGAGCGTCCGATCGGTCCGCTCGTCGTTCACGCGCGTCGCAGCGTTCCTTCTCACCGACTGCCGATGTCTTCCAGGAGCGAGCGCGGCGTCTGCCTTCACGAGTCTCAGTCGACTGTCGCGAGTGTTCAAGGACCAGCTGGTCTACCCGCTGATCGCCGCCACGCGGGAAG CGTTGTGCCTGCCGGTGGCGTTCGGCCTGTCCGCGTTGCCTCCGGAGTTGCTCCTCCTGGTGTTGCGCCTGCTGGACGTCGTCTCCGTGGTGCGTCTGTCGGCCGTGTGTCGACACCTGAACGGCGCCGCCGCCGACGCGGCGCTCTGGAGACATCTGGTGCGGCGGGACTTCAGCG atCACAAATGGCAGGGAGAGACCAACTGGAAGGAG CTTTACAAAAGTTTCTACAAGTTCCGCCACAAGCGAGGCTGCGTGAACCGTCCGTGCTCCCTCCCCCCTTTCATCCACCGCCCCATCTTCAGCCCGGTCCCCGCCCCCTACCCGCCCATCCCCGGCATCATCGGCGGAGGCTACGACCACCGACCGGCGGCCTTACCTCACGGCGCGCCGCCCACGCCTCGCTACGACCCCGTCGGCCCGCCCCTGCACGCCGAGCGGCGCCGGCGCAGCGACCCCCGACCCCCGGCCGGCGGCGCTCGGCCGGGCGACATCCGCAGAGGCTTCGTCTGA
- the fbxo7 gene encoding F-box only protein 7 isoform X5 has protein sequence MMKLRVRICKQTSKVDVVGPESTLEELMAHIRDVVLPGRGLSPDVTFALSLNGTELLADTGQKLSSCGVVPGDLIRVLLPAGAGDNDNDDDHASPGDAARPRAGPSAGARAPAAAAPPGDAAGRLLVEPATDAVTSGPPCCATPPDASGHRTPSTLSWEPMLCGEAGEGQAPHSLELLYRAAHVTCPTDVVMVAAHLLMLETGFTPQGAEVKPAEMPSGWRSSGGAYRLQYTHTLCERGVVTVVAVPMSPVLVIEAILQVADSASMAAKVCVDPSSYVTEAWPGASAASAFTSLSRLSRVFKDQLVYPLIAATREALCLPVAFGLSALPPELLLLVLRLLDVVSVVRLSAVCRHLNGAAADAALWRHLVRRDFSDHKWQGETNWKELYKSFYKFRHKRGCVNRPCSLPPFIHRPIFSPVPAPYPPIPGIIGGGYDHRPAALPHGAPPTPRYDPVGPPLHAERRRRSDPRPPAGGARPGDIRRGFV, from the exons AT GATGAAGTTGCGAGTTCGCATCTGCAAGCAGACCAGCAAAGTGGACGTCGTCGGTCCGGAGTCGACTTTGGAGGAGCTCATGGCGCACATCCGAGACGTCGTGCTGCCCGGACGCGGACTAAG TCCCGACGTGACCTTTGCCCTTTCTCTCAACGGCACCGAGCTCCTCGCTGACACGGGTCAGAAGTTGTCGTCGTGCGGCGTCGTCCCGGGAGATCTCATCCGTGTCCTGCTTCCCGCCGGCGCCGGCGACAACGACAACGACGACGACCACGCTTCCCCCGGGGATGCCGCCCGGCCCCGCGCCGGGCCCTCGGCCGGCGCCCGCGCCCCGGCCGCCGCCGCTCCCCCCGGGGACGCCGCCGGCCGGCTCCTCGTCGAGCCCGCGACCGACGCCGTGACCTCCGGCCCG CCATGTTGCGCCACCCCTCCGGACGCATCCGGACACCGGACGCCGTCGACCCTCAGCTGGGAGCCCATGCTGTGCGGCGAGGCCGGCGAAGGTCAGGCGCCGCACTCGCTGGAGCTGCTTTACCGCGCCGCCCACGTAACCTGTCCCACGGACGTCGTCATGGTGGCCGCCCACCTCCTCATGCTGGAGACCGGATTCACACCGCAG GGGGCTGAGGTGAAGCCCGCCGAGATGCCGTCCGGGTGGCGGTCGTCCGGCGGCGCCTACAGACTTCAGTACACGCACACGCTGTGCGAAAGGGGCGTGGTCACGGTGGTGGCGGTGCCCATGAGCCCCGTGCTCGTCATCGAAG CCATCCTGCAGGTGGCCGACAGCGCCAGCATGGCGgccaaagtctgcgtggaccccAGCAGCTACGTGACGGAGGCGTGGCCAG GAGCGAGCGCGGCGTCTGCCTTCACGAGTCTCAGTCGACTGTCGCGAGTGTTCAAGGACCAGCTGGTCTACCCGCTGATCGCCGCCACGCGGGAAG CGTTGTGCCTGCCGGTGGCGTTCGGCCTGTCCGCGTTGCCTCCGGAGTTGCTCCTCCTGGTGTTGCGCCTGCTGGACGTCGTCTCCGTGGTGCGTCTGTCGGCCGTGTGTCGACACCTGAACGGCGCCGCCGCCGACGCGGCGCTCTGGAGACATCTGGTGCGGCGGGACTTCAGCG atCACAAATGGCAGGGAGAGACCAACTGGAAGGAG CTTTACAAAAGTTTCTACAAGTTCCGCCACAAGCGAGGCTGCGTGAACCGTCCGTGCTCCCTCCCCCCTTTCATCCACCGCCCCATCTTCAGCCCGGTCCCCGCCCCCTACCCGCCCATCCCCGGCATCATCGGCGGAGGCTACGACCACCGACCGGCGGCCTTACCTCACGGCGCGCCGCCCACGCCTCGCTACGACCCCGTCGGCCCGCCCCTGCACGCCGAGCGGCGCCGGCGCAGCGACCCCCGACCCCCGGCCGGCGGCGCTCGGCCGGGCGACATCCGCAGAGGCTTCGTCTGA
- the fbxo7 gene encoding F-box only protein 7 isoform X1, producing the protein MMKLRVRICKQTSKVDVVGPESTLEELMAHIRDVVLPGRGLSPDVTFALSLNGTELLADTGQKLSSCGVVPGDLIRVLLPAGAGDNDNDDDHASPGDAARPRAGPSAGARAPAAAAPPGDAAGRLLVEPATDAVTSGPPCCATPPDASGHRTPSTLSWEPMLCGEAGEGQAPHSLELLYRAAHVTCPTDVVMVAAHLLMLETGFTPQGAEVKPAEMPSGWRSSGGAYRLQYTHTLCERGVVTVVAVPMSPVLVIEGGRQRQHGGQSLRGPQQLRDGGVARSERPIGPLVVHARRSVPSHRLPMSSRSERGVCLHESQSTVASVQGPAGLPADRRHAGSVVPAGGVRPVRVASGVAPPGVAPAGRRLRGASVGRVSTPERRRRRRGALETSGAAGLQRSQMAGRDQLEGALQKFLQVPPQARLREPSVLPPPFHPPPHLQPGPRPLPAHPRHHRRRLRPPTGGLTSRRAAHASLRPRRPAPARRAAPAQRPPTPGRRRSAGRHPQRLRLTRETAASPWPRLPGARPFPIGCGVVAGFRIQEVFGRAIRARYKLKVRATRHSG; encoded by the exons AT GATGAAGTTGCGAGTTCGCATCTGCAAGCAGACCAGCAAAGTGGACGTCGTCGGTCCGGAGTCGACTTTGGAGGAGCTCATGGCGCACATCCGAGACGTCGTGCTGCCCGGACGCGGACTAAG TCCCGACGTGACCTTTGCCCTTTCTCTCAACGGCACCGAGCTCCTCGCTGACACGGGTCAGAAGTTGTCGTCGTGCGGCGTCGTCCCGGGAGATCTCATCCGTGTCCTGCTTCCCGCCGGCGCCGGCGACAACGACAACGACGACGACCACGCTTCCCCCGGGGATGCCGCCCGGCCCCGCGCCGGGCCCTCGGCCGGCGCCCGCGCCCCGGCCGCCGCCGCTCCCCCCGGGGACGCCGCCGGCCGGCTCCTCGTCGAGCCCGCGACCGACGCCGTGACCTCCGGCCCG CCATGTTGCGCCACCCCTCCGGACGCATCCGGACACCGGACGCCGTCGACCCTCAGCTGGGAGCCCATGCTGTGCGGCGAGGCCGGCGAAGGTCAGGCGCCGCACTCGCTGGAGCTGCTTTACCGCGCCGCCCACGTAACCTGTCCCACGGACGTCGTCATGGTGGCCGCCCACCTCCTCATGCTGGAGACCGGATTCACACCGCAG GGGGCTGAGGTGAAGCCCGCCGAGATGCCGTCCGGGTGGCGGTCGTCCGGCGGCGCCTACAGACTTCAGTACACGCACACGCTGTGCGAAAGGGGCGTGGTCACGGTGGTGGCGGTGCCCATGAGCCCCGTGCTCGTCATCGAAG GTGGCCGACAGCGCCAGCATGGCGgccaaagtctgcgtggaccccAGCAGCTACGTGACGGAGGCGTGGCCAGGTCAGAGCGTCCGATCGGTCCGCTCGTCGTTCACGCGCGTCGCAGCGTTCCTTCTCACCGACTGCCGATGTCTTCCAGGAGCGAGCGCGGCGTCTGCCTTCACGAGTCTCAGTCGACTGTCGCGAGTGTTCAAGGACCAGCTGGTCTACCCGCTGATCGCCGCCACGCGGGAAG CGTTGTGCCTGCCGGTGGCGTTCGGCCTGTCCGCGTTGCCTCCGGAGTTGCTCCTCCTGGTGTTGCGCCTGCTGGACGTCGTCTCCGTGGTGCGTCTGTCGGCCGTGTGTCGACACCTGAACGGCGCCGCCGCCGACGCGGCGCTCTGGAGACATCTGGTGCGGCGGGACTTCAGCG atCACAAATGGCAGGGAGAGACCAACTGGAAGGAG CTTTACAAAAGTTTCTACAAGTTCCGCCACAAGCGAGGCTGCGTGAACCGTCCGTGCTCCCTCCCCCCTTTCATCCACCGCCCCATCTTCAGCCCGGTCCCCGCCCCCTACCCGCCCATCCCCGGCATCATCGGCGGAGGCTACGACCACCGACCGGCGGCCTTACCTCACGGCGCGCCGCCCACGCCTCGCTACGACCCCGTCGGCCCGCCCCTGCACGCCGAGCGGCGCCGGCGCAGCGACCCCCGACCCCCGGCCGGCGGCGCTCGGCCGGGCGACATCCGCAGAGGCTTCGTCTGACTCGGGAAACGGCCGCGTCGCCGTGGCCGCGCCTCCCGGGTGCTCGGCCCTTCCCGATTGGATGTGGCGTCGTGGCGGGCTTTCGCATCCAGGAAGTATTTGGCCGAGCAATACGCGCACGCTACAAGCTAAAGGTTCGGGCTACTCGGCATTCCGGTTAA
- the fbxo7 gene encoding F-box only protein 7 isoform X3 → MMKLRVRICKQTSKVDVVGPESTLEELMAHIRDVVLPGRGLSPDVTFALSLNGTELLADTGQKLSSCGVVPGDLIRVLLPAGAGDNDNDDDHASPGDAARPRAGPSAGARAPAAAAPPGDAAGRLLVEPATDAVTSGPPCCATPPDASGHRTPSTLSWEPMLCGEAGEGQAPHSLELLYRAAHVTCPTDVVMVAAHLLMLETGFTPQGAEVKPAEMPSGWRSSGGAYRLQYTHTLCERGVVTVVAVPMSPVLVIEGGRQRQHGGQSLRGPQQLRDGGVARSERGVCLHESQSTVASVQGPAGLPADRRHAGSVVPAGGVRPVRVASGVAPPGVAPAGRRLRGASVGRVSTPERRRRRRGALETSGAAGLQRSQMAGRDQLEGALQKFLQVPPQARLREPSVLPPPFHPPPHLQPGPRPLPAHPRHHRRRLRPPTGGLTSRRAAHASLRPRRPAPARRAAPAQRPPTPGRRRSAGRHPQRLRLTRETAASPWPRLPGARPFPIGCGVVAGFRIQEVFGRAIRARYKLKVRATRHSG, encoded by the exons AT GATGAAGTTGCGAGTTCGCATCTGCAAGCAGACCAGCAAAGTGGACGTCGTCGGTCCGGAGTCGACTTTGGAGGAGCTCATGGCGCACATCCGAGACGTCGTGCTGCCCGGACGCGGACTAAG TCCCGACGTGACCTTTGCCCTTTCTCTCAACGGCACCGAGCTCCTCGCTGACACGGGTCAGAAGTTGTCGTCGTGCGGCGTCGTCCCGGGAGATCTCATCCGTGTCCTGCTTCCCGCCGGCGCCGGCGACAACGACAACGACGACGACCACGCTTCCCCCGGGGATGCCGCCCGGCCCCGCGCCGGGCCCTCGGCCGGCGCCCGCGCCCCGGCCGCCGCCGCTCCCCCCGGGGACGCCGCCGGCCGGCTCCTCGTCGAGCCCGCGACCGACGCCGTGACCTCCGGCCCG CCATGTTGCGCCACCCCTCCGGACGCATCCGGACACCGGACGCCGTCGACCCTCAGCTGGGAGCCCATGCTGTGCGGCGAGGCCGGCGAAGGTCAGGCGCCGCACTCGCTGGAGCTGCTTTACCGCGCCGCCCACGTAACCTGTCCCACGGACGTCGTCATGGTGGCCGCCCACCTCCTCATGCTGGAGACCGGATTCACACCGCAG GGGGCTGAGGTGAAGCCCGCCGAGATGCCGTCCGGGTGGCGGTCGTCCGGCGGCGCCTACAGACTTCAGTACACGCACACGCTGTGCGAAAGGGGCGTGGTCACGGTGGTGGCGGTGCCCATGAGCCCCGTGCTCGTCATCGAAG GTGGCCGACAGCGCCAGCATGGCGgccaaagtctgcgtggaccccAGCAGCTACGTGACGGAGGCGTGGCCAG GAGCGAGCGCGGCGTCTGCCTTCACGAGTCTCAGTCGACTGTCGCGAGTGTTCAAGGACCAGCTGGTCTACCCGCTGATCGCCGCCACGCGGGAAG CGTTGTGCCTGCCGGTGGCGTTCGGCCTGTCCGCGTTGCCTCCGGAGTTGCTCCTCCTGGTGTTGCGCCTGCTGGACGTCGTCTCCGTGGTGCGTCTGTCGGCCGTGTGTCGACACCTGAACGGCGCCGCCGCCGACGCGGCGCTCTGGAGACATCTGGTGCGGCGGGACTTCAGCG atCACAAATGGCAGGGAGAGACCAACTGGAAGGAG CTTTACAAAAGTTTCTACAAGTTCCGCCACAAGCGAGGCTGCGTGAACCGTCCGTGCTCCCTCCCCCCTTTCATCCACCGCCCCATCTTCAGCCCGGTCCCCGCCCCCTACCCGCCCATCCCCGGCATCATCGGCGGAGGCTACGACCACCGACCGGCGGCCTTACCTCACGGCGCGCCGCCCACGCCTCGCTACGACCCCGTCGGCCCGCCCCTGCACGCCGAGCGGCGCCGGCGCAGCGACCCCCGACCCCCGGCCGGCGGCGCTCGGCCGGGCGACATCCGCAGAGGCTTCGTCTGACTCGGGAAACGGCCGCGTCGCCGTGGCCGCGCCTCCCGGGTGCTCGGCCCTTCCCGATTGGATGTGGCGTCGTGGCGGGCTTTCGCATCCAGGAAGTATTTGGCCGAGCAATACGCGCACGCTACAAGCTAAAGGTTCGGGCTACTCGGCATTCCGGTTAA
- the fbxo7 gene encoding F-box only protein 7 isoform X2 encodes MKLRVRICKQTSKVDVVGPESTLEELMAHIRDVVLPGRGLSPDVTFALSLNGTELLADTGQKLSSCGVVPGDLIRVLLPAGAGDNDNDDDHASPGDAARPRAGPSAGARAPAAAAPPGDAAGRLLVEPATDAVTSGPPCCATPPDASGHRTPSTLSWEPMLCGEAGEGQAPHSLELLYRAAHVTCPTDVVMVAAHLLMLETGFTPQGAEVKPAEMPSGWRSSGGAYRLQYTHTLCERGVVTVVAVPMSPVLVIEGGRQRQHGGQSLRGPQQLRDGGVARSERPIGPLVVHARRSVPSHRLPMSSRSERGVCLHESQSTVASVQGPAGLPADRRHAGSVVPAGGVRPVRVASGVAPPGVAPAGRRLRGASVGRVSTPERRRRRRGALETSGAAGLQRSQMAGRDQLEGALQKFLQVPPQARLREPSVLPPPFHPPPHLQPGPRPLPAHPRHHRRRLRPPTGGLTSRRAAHASLRPRRPAPARRAAPAQRPPTPGRRRSAGRHPQRLRLTRETAASPWPRLPGARPFPIGCGVVAGFRIQEVFGRAIRARYKLKVRATRHSG; translated from the exons ATGAAGTTGCGAGTTCGCATCTGCAAGCAGACCAGCAAAGTGGACGTCGTCGGTCCGGAGTCGACTTTGGAGGAGCTCATGGCGCACATCCGAGACGTCGTGCTGCCCGGACGCGGACTAAG TCCCGACGTGACCTTTGCCCTTTCTCTCAACGGCACCGAGCTCCTCGCTGACACGGGTCAGAAGTTGTCGTCGTGCGGCGTCGTCCCGGGAGATCTCATCCGTGTCCTGCTTCCCGCCGGCGCCGGCGACAACGACAACGACGACGACCACGCTTCCCCCGGGGATGCCGCCCGGCCCCGCGCCGGGCCCTCGGCCGGCGCCCGCGCCCCGGCCGCCGCCGCTCCCCCCGGGGACGCCGCCGGCCGGCTCCTCGTCGAGCCCGCGACCGACGCCGTGACCTCCGGCCCG CCATGTTGCGCCACCCCTCCGGACGCATCCGGACACCGGACGCCGTCGACCCTCAGCTGGGAGCCCATGCTGTGCGGCGAGGCCGGCGAAGGTCAGGCGCCGCACTCGCTGGAGCTGCTTTACCGCGCCGCCCACGTAACCTGTCCCACGGACGTCGTCATGGTGGCCGCCCACCTCCTCATGCTGGAGACCGGATTCACACCGCAG GGGGCTGAGGTGAAGCCCGCCGAGATGCCGTCCGGGTGGCGGTCGTCCGGCGGCGCCTACAGACTTCAGTACACGCACACGCTGTGCGAAAGGGGCGTGGTCACGGTGGTGGCGGTGCCCATGAGCCCCGTGCTCGTCATCGAAG GTGGCCGACAGCGCCAGCATGGCGgccaaagtctgcgtggaccccAGCAGCTACGTGACGGAGGCGTGGCCAGGTCAGAGCGTCCGATCGGTCCGCTCGTCGTTCACGCGCGTCGCAGCGTTCCTTCTCACCGACTGCCGATGTCTTCCAGGAGCGAGCGCGGCGTCTGCCTTCACGAGTCTCAGTCGACTGTCGCGAGTGTTCAAGGACCAGCTGGTCTACCCGCTGATCGCCGCCACGCGGGAAG CGTTGTGCCTGCCGGTGGCGTTCGGCCTGTCCGCGTTGCCTCCGGAGTTGCTCCTCCTGGTGTTGCGCCTGCTGGACGTCGTCTCCGTGGTGCGTCTGTCGGCCGTGTGTCGACACCTGAACGGCGCCGCCGCCGACGCGGCGCTCTGGAGACATCTGGTGCGGCGGGACTTCAGCG atCACAAATGGCAGGGAGAGACCAACTGGAAGGAG CTTTACAAAAGTTTCTACAAGTTCCGCCACAAGCGAGGCTGCGTGAACCGTCCGTGCTCCCTCCCCCCTTTCATCCACCGCCCCATCTTCAGCCCGGTCCCCGCCCCCTACCCGCCCATCCCCGGCATCATCGGCGGAGGCTACGACCACCGACCGGCGGCCTTACCTCACGGCGCGCCGCCCACGCCTCGCTACGACCCCGTCGGCCCGCCCCTGCACGCCGAGCGGCGCCGGCGCAGCGACCCCCGACCCCCGGCCGGCGGCGCTCGGCCGGGCGACATCCGCAGAGGCTTCGTCTGACTCGGGAAACGGCCGCGTCGCCGTGGCCGCGCCTCCCGGGTGCTCGGCCCTTCCCGATTGGATGTGGCGTCGTGGCGGGCTTTCGCATCCAGGAAGTATTTGGCCGAGCAATACGCGCACGCTACAAGCTAAAGGTTCGGGCTACTCGGCATTCCGGTTAA